A genome region from Glutamicibacter arilaitensis Re117 includes the following:
- a CDS encoding TetR/AcrR family transcriptional regulator codes for MSETEARRAGRPRKAVLNRERITEHALELVSDDGYESFTMQRLAKSLGVSPSALYNHVDSKNDLLQWIQELVMADIDTSVFDEADIKEALLQWATSYRNVFARHIPLIPVIAVLPVSDSPRTLGMYERVAEALSDYGMAESEVVPTIVALESFIFGSAMDTAAPHDIFDTRNHQDLTPHFTQAVAAQRRSKLNTSDDSFQHGLSALVTGLLAIRS; via the coding sequence ATGAGCGAGACGGAAGCGAGGCGAGCCGGCCGTCCCCGCAAGGCAGTGCTTAACCGCGAACGCATTACCGAGCATGCGCTGGAACTCGTTTCCGACGATGGCTACGAGTCTTTTACCATGCAGCGACTGGCTAAATCCTTAGGTGTCTCACCCTCAGCCCTGTACAACCATGTCGATTCCAAAAACGACCTTTTGCAGTGGATCCAGGAACTGGTCATGGCCGATATCGATACGTCAGTTTTTGACGAAGCAGATATCAAGGAAGCATTGCTCCAATGGGCCACGAGCTACCGCAACGTCTTCGCGCGGCATATTCCCTTGATTCCGGTTATTGCGGTACTGCCCGTTTCCGATTCACCGCGCACCTTGGGCATGTACGAGCGCGTTGCTGAAGCGCTGAGCGATTACGGCATGGCAGAGAGCGAAGTTGTTCCAACAATTGTCGCACTGGAGTCATTCATCTTTGGTTCGGCTATGGACACGGCTGCTCCACATGACATTTTCGATACCCGAAACCATCAGGACCTCACCCCGCATTTCACCCAGGCGGTGGCAGCGCAACGGCGATCGAAGCTAAATACCAGCGACGATTCATTCCAGCACGGGCTTTCGGCTCTCGTGACCGGACTACTAGCGATTCGGAGTTGA
- a CDS encoding LapA family protein, protein MLSYHPEQRKPRKGPAPKQWAAIALVIVALVFILQNLTFVRVEFFLIHSTAPLWLILLITLAVGYAIGRFSGRRG, encoded by the coding sequence ATGTTGAGCTACCATCCTGAACAACGAAAGCCCCGTAAAGGCCCCGCTCCCAAGCAATGGGCCGCGATTGCGCTAGTAATCGTCGCGCTGGTCTTCATCTTGCAGAACTTGACCTTCGTGCGTGTGGAATTCTTCCTGATCCACTCCACGGCTCCGCTCTGGCTTATCTTGCTCATCACCTTGGCCGTAGGCTATGCCATCGGGCGGTTCTCCGGAAGACGCGGCTAA